The Sphingobium sp. JS3065 genome includes a region encoding these proteins:
- the hemW gene encoding radical SAM family heme chaperone HemW, translating into MPSDLFIPASAPHASDLADPLALYVHWPFCVSKCPYCDFNSHVRADIDTDAWRDALLKDLAHEAGLNGGRPLSSIFFGGGTPSLMPPRIVEALIDAAARHWAPTPDIEITLEANPSSVEAARFADLAAAGVNRVSLGLQALEDEALHFLGRAHDVREGVAALDVAQSVFKRVNFDLIYARPGQSEADWEAELARGLSFGTDHLSLYQLTIEPGTRFATLAAQGRLTPADPDHAATLYEQTQAMTAAAGIPAYEISNHARPGQESRHNLSYWRYGDYAGVGPGAHGRRGGLATLRHRKPENWMNAVTRNGHGLQSEEPLGPEDRAREALLMGLRLGEGVDLERIARLSGLAVGTLVDAEAVTRLTGHGLVRRQGQQILIEPAGMLLLDAILPEIVAV; encoded by the coding sequence ATGCCATCCGACCTCTTTATACCCGCTTCCGCGCCGCACGCATCGGACCTGGCCGACCCCCTGGCTTTATATGTGCATTGGCCATTTTGCGTTTCCAAATGTCCTTATTGCGATTTTAACAGTCATGTGCGGGCGGACATCGATACGGATGCGTGGCGGGATGCGCTGCTGAAGGATCTCGCCCATGAAGCGGGACTGAACGGCGGGCGGCCGCTCTCCTCGATCTTCTTCGGCGGCGGGACGCCATCGCTGATGCCGCCCCGGATCGTGGAGGCGCTGATCGACGCGGCGGCGCGCCATTGGGCGCCGACGCCCGACATCGAAATCACGCTGGAGGCCAATCCCAGTTCGGTCGAGGCGGCGCGCTTCGCGGATCTGGCGGCGGCGGGGGTGAACCGCGTGTCGCTCGGCCTGCAGGCGCTGGAGGATGAAGCGCTGCATTTCCTGGGCCGCGCCCATGACGTGCGGGAGGGAGTGGCGGCGCTGGATGTCGCGCAATCGGTTTTCAAGCGGGTGAATTTCGACCTCATCTATGCCCGGCCCGGCCAGAGCGAGGCGGATTGGGAAGCGGAACTGGCGCGGGGCCTGTCCTTCGGCACCGATCATCTTTCGCTCTATCAACTGACCATAGAGCCGGGCACCCGCTTCGCGACGCTGGCGGCACAGGGCAGGCTGACCCCGGCCGATCCGGACCATGCCGCCACCCTCTATGAACAGACTCAGGCGATGACGGCGGCGGCGGGTATCCCCGCCTATGAGATCAGCAACCATGCCAGGCCGGGGCAGGAAAGCCGTCATAATCTCTCCTATTGGCGCTATGGCGACTATGCGGGCGTGGGGCCGGGCGCGCATGGCCGGCGCGGGGGGCTGGCGACGCTGCGGCACCGGAAGCCGGAGAATTGGATGAATGCGGTCACCCGCAACGGGCATGGACTGCAAAGCGAAGAACCGCTCGGCCCCGAAGACCGGGCGAGGGAAGCGTTGCTGATGGGGTTGCGGCTTGGCGAAGGCGTGGACCTGGAACGGATCGCGCGCTTGTCAGGGCTGGCGGTCGGAACTTTGGTGGATGCGGAGGCGGTGACGCGACTGACTGGCCATGGCCTGGTCCGGCGACAAGGCCAGCAGATCCTTATCGAACCGGCGGGCATGTTGCTGCTGGACGCTATCCTGCCGGAGATCGTGGCGGTTTAG